In Aegilops tauschii subsp. strangulata cultivar AL8/78 chromosome 3, Aet v6.0, whole genome shotgun sequence, one genomic interval encodes:
- the LOC109750492 gene encoding disease resistance protein RGA5: MEAAVVSVSRGAIGFVIAKLGDLLAGKYKLLKGAKGEIMFLKAELESMRAFLERMSEAEEEPDKQSKLWAKEVCDLSYDIEDSVDEFIVLVECESDCEPHGFKGFIHRSMNLLTTMNIRHRIAKEFRGLKSRVVEVSERRMRYKIDDVVSKQNKTTIDLRLLALYADTAGLVGIDGPKNELIRLMAGEEGGSAQPTKVLSIVGFGGLGKTTLANQIYQKLKWQFQCQAFVSVSQKPSIRIVLRRMLSQVGYVAREGADMEIWAEDELISELRKFLMDKRYFIVIDDIWDETTWNVIRCALPENLYGSMIITTTRINSVARACCCNQHDYIYKMKTLSNEDSRKLFFRRVFGSEDACPLYLEEVSTQILKRCGGLPLAIVTISSLLASERNKFKEHWVHIMNSLGPNFEVNPTLEGMRQILSLSYINLPHYLKTCMLYLGMYPEDYIIWKNDLVRQWVAQGFVSKAHGKYPEDVAEGYFNELVNRGIIQPVNTDHNNEVLSCRLHDMMLDLIIHKCRDENFITAPDDIQDMIGLSDKVRRLSLYLDGIIDGTILETTQLSQVRALARFGNSAYAPPLLKFKHLRVLSLEFRWEIPDLTGISHLFQLRYLKIKTDGKIQVPSGVVHLGRLQHLIVPRRTILPNGIGNMKSLCTLQEFDVGLNSIDNIRDLGDLINLRDLRICGHLSKMDELHDMERRQRLDVLTRSLEKLCDLRYLHMDYNIKVSYVLSSLFLRRLHMLCPFPKVPNAIGELHNLFDLDLTIEVLEDDIAILAQLQSLNRLKLHIEGKPETEEKVVICRKGFPVLKHFWLFCVRMSQLTFEAGTMPSLEKLEVRINSPYGAAPMGIEHLLGLKEIFVFVGGCGGEGSCSIRAALTLLRKAIDMRSSRPAANIKCVDNLLLPEHLLDDGFSWRKYGQKDILDAKHPRAYYRCTYRKSQGCSATKEVQRTDDDPELFLVLYKGKHTCIMETSFTGAARDRDRLVF, translated from the exons ATGGAGGCAGCAGTGGTGAGCGTGTCGCGGGGCGCCATAGGCTTCGTCATTGCGAAGCTTGGCGATCTTCTCGCCGGCAAGTACAAGCTGCTCAAGGGAGCCAAAGGAGAGATCATGTTCCTTAAAGCTGAGCTCGAGAGCATGCGAGCATTCCTGGAGAGGATgtcggaggcggaggaggagcccgacaagcaatccaagTTATGGGCGAAGGAGGTGTGTGATTTGTCCTATGACATCGAGGATAGCGTTGACGAGTTCATAGTCCTGGTGGAATGTGAGTCGGACTGCGAGCCGCATGGATTTAAGGGATTCATTCATAGGAGCATGAACTTGTTGACGACGATGAACATTCGGCATAGGATCGCCAAGGAGTTCAGAGGCCTCAAGAGCCGTGTCGTGGAGGTGAGCGAGCGACGCATGAGGTACAAGATTGATGATGTTGTCTCCAAGCAAAACAAGACAACCATAGACCTTCGCCTCCTGGCACTCTACGCAGACACTGCGGGCCTTGTGGGTATCGACGGGCCGAAGAATGAATTAATTCGGCTGATGGCAGGTGAAGAGGGTGGTTCTGCACAACCGACGAAGGTCCTCTCTATAGTGGGGTTTGGAGGGCTTGGTAAGACTACACTTGCGAACCAGATTTACCAGAAGCTAAAGTGGCAGTTCCAGTGTCAAGCTTTCGTTTCTGTGTCCCAGAAGCCAAGCATAAGAATTGTTTTGAGACGAATGCTCTCTCAAGTTGGCTATGTAGCGCGTGAGGGAGCCGACATGGAAAtatgggctgaggatgaactgaTCAGTGAACTCAGAAAATTCCTTATGGATAAGAG GTACTTCATTGTAATTGATGACATTTGGGATGAAACTACATGGAATGTTATTAGATGCGCTCTTCCAGAAAATTTGTACGGTAGCATGATAATAACAACTACCCGAATTAATTCTGTGGCTAGAGCTTGCTGCTGCAATCAACATGACTATATTTATAAGATGAAGACGCTAAGCAACGAAGACTCAAGAAAGCTATTTTTCAGAAGAGTATTTGGTTCAGAGGACGCTTGCCCTCTGTATTTGGAAGAAGTTTCAACTCAGATTTTAAAAAGATGTGGTGGCTTGCCTCTTGCAATTGTGACTATATCTAGCCTTTTGGCTAGTGAGCGAAACAAATTCAAGGAGCATTGGGTGCACATAATGAATTCCCTGGGACCCAATTTCGAGGTGAATCCAACATTGGAAGGAATGAGGCAAATACTGAGCCTTAGTTACATAAATCTTCCTCATTATTTGAAGACATGCATGCTGTATTTGGGTATGTATCCAGAGGACTATATAATCTGGAAAAATGATTTGGTCAGGCAATGGGTAGCCCAAGGCTTTGTAAGTAAAGCACATGGGAAATATCCAGAGGACGTTGCAGAGGGCTATTTTAACGAGCTTGTTAACAGAGGCATCATTCAGCCAGTTAATACCGATCATAATAATGAAGTGTTATCTTGCAGACTGCATGATATGATGCTTGACCTTATTATACACAAGTGCAGAGATGAAAATTTTATCACTGCACCAGATGACATCCAAGACATGATTGGTTTGTCTGACAAGGTCCGCCGACTCTCCCTCTATCTGGACGGTATAATAGATGGCACGATATTGGAAACCACCCAGCTCTCACAAGTAAGAGCACTTGCAAGATTTGGCAACTCTGCATATGCACCTCCTCTCTTGAAGTTCAAGCATCTCCGAGTTTTAAGTCTTGAATTTCGGTGGGAGATACCTGACCTCACTGGAATATCTCATTTGTTCCAACTGAGGTATCTGAAAATTAAAACAGATGGTAAAATTCAAGTTCCGTCAGGTGTTGTTCATTTGGGCCGGTTGCAGCACCTGATCGTCCCTCGTAGGACAATTTTGCCCAATGGAATTGGCAACATGAAATCTTTATGTACGCTGCAAGAGTTTGATGTGGGCTTGAATTCTATAGACAACATCAGAGACCTCGGAGATCTCATCAATTTGAGGGATCTTCGAATATGTGGTCATCTTTCCAAAATGGATGAATTGCATGACATGGAGAGAAGACAGCGTTTGGATGTTTTGACACGTTCCCTTGAAAAACTTTGCGACCTCAGATATCTGCACATGGATTATAACATCAAAGTTAGTTATGTGTTGAGTTCGCTATTTCTTCGGAGGCTTCATATGCTGTGTCCGTTTCCGAAGGTTCCTAATGCGATTGGAGAGCTCCATAACCTCTTTGACCTTGATCTCACAATTGAGGTGTTGGAAGATGATATTGCAATCCTTGCGCAGTTGCAATCTCTTAACCGCCTTAAATTGCACATCGAAGGGAAACCTGAAACTGAAGAGAAGGTAGTCATTTGTAGAAAGGGATTCCCTGTTCTCAAGCATTTCTGGCTATTCTGCGTCAGGATGTCACAACTGACTTTTGAGGCAGGGACAATGCCCAGTCTCGAAAAGCTCGAGGTAAGAATCAATTCGCCGTACGGTGCTGCACCTATGGGCATCGAGCACCTATTAGGCCTCAAGGAAATCTTTGTATTTGTTGGGGGATGTGGTGGCGAGGGATCCTGCAGTATAAGAGCTGCACTGACACTGTTAAGGAAGGCCATTGATATGCGCTCAAGTCGTCCTGCAGCTAACATTAAGTGTGTTGACAATTTGCTGCTCCCTGAGCACCTCCTTGATGACGGCTTCAGCTGGAGGAAGTACGGCCAGAAAGATATCCTTGACGCCAAGCACCCGAG AGCTTACTACCGTTGCACATACCGAAAGTCGCAGGGATGCTCAGCAACCAAGGAGGTGCAGCGCACAGACGATGACCCGGAGCTCTTCCTAGTCCTGTATAAAGGAAAGCACACGTGTATCATGGAAACAAGCTTCACAGGAGCCGCTCGAGATCGAGATCGACTCGTTTTTTGA